TCTTTAATTCCACAAAAATATCACGAATTTTATCATTATTTTGAGTTAATGGGCCGATTGCCATCAATCCTTTTACCTTTACAAATTGATATTTTGGCAATGCTTCCAATACCGCATCCAAGTCTTCTATCAGTATCCCCGATTTGCTGTCTTCACGTGCTAAATTGAGTTGCAGCAGCACGTCTGTGACGACTCCCTGTTTTTTACTTTCCCGTTCGATTGTATCGAGCAATTCGATTGAATCTACAGAATGAATGAGAAATGTTTTTCCGATGAGATATTTTACTTTGTTTTTCTGTAAATGCCCGATAAAATGCCATCGTGGCCGGTCTCCCAACACCTCATACTTTTTTAAGAAATCTTGAACCTTGCTTTCCGCCAGATCATCGACTCCAGCATCTAAAACAGCTTTTGTATCTTCGATACTTTGATACTTCGATACTGCAACGAGGGTCACGAAATCTGGTATCTCCGATTTTATTCGTTTAATGTTATCTGATATCACTTGTTTTCACATCCTTAAGGAAAAATACTGATACGCGTACCACTACTTAAACTGGGATTATCCACAGACTTTAAAACAGCATTACCTTTGTTATACTTCTCTACCACAACCGGTAACGAGTCGCTGAAATATCCTTTTGTGACGGTATCAATCATTGTTTCGTCATCTTTTTTATAAACAGCACTTTTAGGAATCTCAAAGGCGCTGTAATCTTGAATATATACTTCCGATTTTCCAATAACGACTTCCGAAAAATCATTCACGTAGTCCTTAAGCATCAGCACAATTATTTTCTGATCGCCTTCCTTTGACACATTAACAAAATATCCTGAGTAAACTTTATTTCCATATTCAAATCTTAATTTGGGATAATAGTAAAGTTGATCAACCCGTTTGATTAAAAAATCATAATAGCTCTGATCAATCCCGCTATCTGCCGTGCCCATCAATTCGGTTTTTAGCGAAACAACCTCGTCTTCTCCCATAACCGCCTTATTGGCTGGAATCGAAAAAGCAACATAGATATGGTCATTGTTAACAACTTTTAAAACACCCTCCGACTCCTGATCAACTTTACCAACCGTTTTTAAAAAGGTCGTGTTGATGTAGGGTAGGATGCTTTCACTCAATGTTTTTTCGACTGGTTTTATGGTCGTATAAACGTAGCCGCTTGATAACAAACCTAAATCATTAAGGGCAATATTTCGTGAATTTCCACCTAAAAGGCCCACTAATATTTGCCTTTTTTGTTGCAATGTCGGCAAATCTAATCCCATATACTGAACTGATTCGATTAAAAATTTCTTTTTTTCTCGCTCAGTTTCGCCAATTTGGTTCGTAATATTTGTAATTCCCTGATAATTAGAAACAATGTCTCCAACGATCCGACTCCAATTATTATAATATTCTTCAGCTATAATTTTATCAATCACTGCTATCTGTTCATTTAAATTATCGACATTAATAACTTTAGGTGTTTTTGTTAAAGGTGTGTAACCATTCGCTTTTTCACCTTCAAGTAACGAAAGTTCGCTCGCCTGAAAATTATCAATAACCCGATAATTAATATCTTTAAAAAAGTACATTTCGGTGCTATAAGATTCTGTATATTCTTTTTTCTCAAGCAACATACTCATACTACTTCGATAACTCGAAATAATGATTATTGCTACAATAAAAAAAAAACGATGCCAACAATAATTCTTCTTAATGAATTGACCCGTCTATTATTTTTTCTCTTAATTTGTCCCATATTTTCACCTTATATAAAATGGTCTGAGTGAGAGGACTTGAACCTCCGGCCTCTTGACCCCCAGTCAAGCGCGCTACCAAGCTGCGCTACACCCAGACAGTAAATACATTATAATGAAAAAGAATGAATTAATCAAGTTTTTTTTCATTTAGATCATCATAATTTATTTAAACTTAAGAGTATCCGGCCTTAATTCCGGATACTCTTCGTGATTTAATGCCCCATTCTTGATTCCATGGGCGTTTTTATCGTCTCTTTTTTTTCGATAATCGCCGTCACTATCGGTTGATATTTGCTATTGAAGCGTCCTTTTCGATCAAGTTTTCGGATAACAACGTAGGCGACCGCGGTCAGACAAATACCCGCCAAAAATGACGATACCACTTGATCCCAACCAATATTTAACGCCCCGACCAAAAAATAAACCCCACTGCTTCCCAAAACGAAAGCAACTAACGGTATTCCATACATAATAAAGGCCGCAACAAATACATTGGCAAACTCCATTTCAACTTCGACCGTTTCCCCGATTTTGGCCTTAATGGGGTTATTTGCCGTTGTTAGCATGACCGATTGATCTTTACTAACATGACAAGCGCCACAATCGCCACAGGCCGTATTTCGTTTGATTTCTATTTCGGCATTTTTTCCTTTTAATGCTTTAACGGTGCCGATTTCTTTCATTACAATTCCTCCACATTAATACCTAAATCAATCAACTGATCCAAACTCGCAATCGCTGGTGCGTCCATCATCAGACAACCATGATTCTGAGTTTTGGGAAACGCAATTACATCACGGATATTATCATTATCGGTAAGAAGCATCACTAATCGGTCCAATCCAAATGCTAAACCGCCATGAGGAGGCGTTCC
This is a stretch of genomic DNA from Acetobacterium woodii DSM 1030. It encodes these proteins:
- a CDS encoding YggS family pyridoxal phosphate-dependent enzyme, whose protein sequence is MISDNIKRIKSEIPDFVTLVAVSKYQSIEDTKAVLDAGVDDLAESKVQDFLKKYEVLGDRPRWHFIGHLQKNKVKYLIGKTFLIHSVDSIELLDTIERESKKQGVVTDVLLQLNLAREDSKSGILIEDLDAVLEALPKYQFVKVKGLMAIGPLTQNNDKIRDIFVELKKIYDRIKGNSVDAVVQMNYLSMGMTDDYTIAIEAGSNMIRVGRKIFS
- a CDS encoding SoxR reducing system RseC family protein encodes the protein MKEIGTVKALKGKNAEIEIKRNTACGDCGACHVSKDQSVMLTTANNPIKAKIGETVEVEMEFANVFVAAFIMYGIPLVAFVLGSSGVYFLVGALNIGWDQVVSSFLAGICLTAVAYVVIRKLDRKGRFNSKYQPIVTAIIEKKETIKTPMESRMGH